One Lampris incognitus isolate fLamInc1 chromosome 18, fLamInc1.hap2, whole genome shotgun sequence genomic region harbors:
- the LOC130128828 gene encoding XK-related protein 8-like isoform X2, translated as MEGEATSKHSRLDLLMTFGGLVFFLVDIVLDALTVVTFYEEENYVYLGLLLLFLLGSSVLAQVYSWLWYRYAGIMEVSVCSALTMKQYQNDYTVFFTHDLSLLRFIETFSESAPQLVLMLSIILQRGVMDLLTILKVLGSASAIAYSITMYHRSLRSFLRHKHQQSLVSSLVYFVWNLLLIVSRLVALALFASILPCYIFTHFLCSWIILFFFAWRSKTDLMDSPGGEWLFRATVGLIWYFSWFNVSDGDTRTRSIIYHVYVMLDVVLLCGLSYWQIDCEPTHFEQSTLSVVIICSITVLAYGIGILFKVIYYKCYHPKIGKHELKQSVSEGSPAGEDVVDTAVMISLGEKRDLERSYYSAPSVSPQKRENKRMRMLAENFYS; from the exons ATGGAAGGTGAAGCCACCTCCAAGCATTCTCGCCTGGACCTCCTTATGACTTTTGGGGGCCTCGTATTCTTCCTGGTTGACATAGTGCTGGATGCATTGACAGTCGTGACTTTCTACGAAGAGGAGAACTACGTTTACCTGGGTCTCCTGCTGCTCTTTCTTCTCGGCTCCTCGGTGCTTGCTCAAGTCTACAGCTGGCTGTGGTACCG GTATGCAGGTATAATGGAGGTGTCCGTATGCAGCGCCCTCACAATGAAACAATACCAAAACGATTACACCGTGTTCTTCACCCATGACCTCAGCCTGCTGCGCTTCATAGAGACCTTCTCCGAGAGCGCCCCGCAGTTGGTCCTCATGCTGTCCATTATTTTGCAGAGGGGCGTGATGGATCTCCTTACAA TTTTAAAAGTTTTGGGTTCTGCGTCAGCGATCGCCTACAGTATAACCATGTACCACCGGTCCCTGCGCTCCTTCCTGCGTCATAAGCATCAACAGAGTCTCGTCTCCTCACTGGTCTACTTTGTCTGGAACCTGCTGCTGATCGTCTCTCGCCTTGTTGCGCTGGCCCTTTTCGCCTCCATCCTGCCCTGTTACATTTTCACACACTTCCTGTGCTCTTggattattttgtttttctttgcctGGAGATCAAAAACGGACTTAATGGACAGCCCTGGAGGAGAGTGGCTCTTCCGTGCCACAGTGGGTTTGATCTGGTATTTCAGCTGGTTCAATGTGTCTGATGGAGATACAAGGACCAGGTCTATTATCTACCATGTCTATGTGATGCTTGATGTCGTGCTGCTTTGTGGTCTGTCATATTGGCAGATTGATTGTGAACCAACACATTTTGAACAATCAACTCTCTCTGTAGTGATAATTTGTTCGATCACAGTTCTAGCATATGGCATTGGTATCTTATTTAAGGTAATTTATTATAAGTGCTATCATCCTAAGATTGGAAAGCATGAGCTGAAACAGAGTGTGAGTGAAGGTTCCCCAGCTGGGGAAGATGTGGTGGACACAGCTGTCATGATAAGCCTTGGGGAGAAAAGAGATCTAGAGAGAAGCTATTACAGTGCACCCAGTGTCTCACCCCAAAAACGAGAGAATAAAAGAATGAGGATGTTGGCTGAGAACTTCTACTCCTGA
- the LOC130128828 gene encoding XK-related protein 8-like isoform X1 has product MEGEATSKHSRLDLLMTFGGLVFFLVDIVLDALTVVTFYEEENYVYLGLLLLFLLGSSVLAQVYSWLWYRYENYETVTKVEGCLNSPALTALHVLQAGVYLRYAGIMEVSVCSALTMKQYQNDYTVFFTHDLSLLRFIETFSESAPQLVLMLSIILQRGVMDLLTILKVLGSASAIAYSITMYHRSLRSFLRHKHQQSLVSSLVYFVWNLLLIVSRLVALALFASILPCYIFTHFLCSWIILFFFAWRSKTDLMDSPGGEWLFRATVGLIWYFSWFNVSDGDTRTRSIIYHVYVMLDVVLLCGLSYWQIDCEPTHFEQSTLSVVIICSITVLAYGIGILFKVIYYKCYHPKIGKHELKQSVSEGSPAGEDVVDTAVMISLGEKRDLERSYYSAPSVSPQKRENKRMRMLAENFYS; this is encoded by the exons ATGGAAGGTGAAGCCACCTCCAAGCATTCTCGCCTGGACCTCCTTATGACTTTTGGGGGCCTCGTATTCTTCCTGGTTGACATAGTGCTGGATGCATTGACAGTCGTGACTTTCTACGAAGAGGAGAACTACGTTTACCTGGGTCTCCTGCTGCTCTTTCTTCTCGGCTCCTCGGTGCTTGCTCAAGTCTACAGCTGGCTGTGGTACCGGTACGAGAACTACGAGACAGTGACAAAAGTGGAGGGTTGCCTGAACAGCCCCGCACTCACAGCTCTCCATGTGCTCCAGGCCGGCGTCTATCTCAG GTATGCAGGTATAATGGAGGTGTCCGTATGCAGCGCCCTCACAATGAAACAATACCAAAACGATTACACCGTGTTCTTCACCCATGACCTCAGCCTGCTGCGCTTCATAGAGACCTTCTCCGAGAGCGCCCCGCAGTTGGTCCTCATGCTGTCCATTATTTTGCAGAGGGGCGTGATGGATCTCCTTACAA TTTTAAAAGTTTTGGGTTCTGCGTCAGCGATCGCCTACAGTATAACCATGTACCACCGGTCCCTGCGCTCCTTCCTGCGTCATAAGCATCAACAGAGTCTCGTCTCCTCACTGGTCTACTTTGTCTGGAACCTGCTGCTGATCGTCTCTCGCCTTGTTGCGCTGGCCCTTTTCGCCTCCATCCTGCCCTGTTACATTTTCACACACTTCCTGTGCTCTTggattattttgtttttctttgcctGGAGATCAAAAACGGACTTAATGGACAGCCCTGGAGGAGAGTGGCTCTTCCGTGCCACAGTGGGTTTGATCTGGTATTTCAGCTGGTTCAATGTGTCTGATGGAGATACAAGGACCAGGTCTATTATCTACCATGTCTATGTGATGCTTGATGTCGTGCTGCTTTGTGGTCTGTCATATTGGCAGATTGATTGTGAACCAACACATTTTGAACAATCAACTCTCTCTGTAGTGATAATTTGTTCGATCACAGTTCTAGCATATGGCATTGGTATCTTATTTAAGGTAATTTATTATAAGTGCTATCATCCTAAGATTGGAAAGCATGAGCTGAAACAGAGTGTGAGTGAAGGTTCCCCAGCTGGGGAAGATGTGGTGGACACAGCTGTCATGATAAGCCTTGGGGAGAAAAGAGATCTAGAGAGAAGCTATTACAGTGCACCCAGTGTCTCACCCCAAAAACGAGAGAATAAAAGAATGAGGATGTTGGCTGAGAACTTCTACTCCTGA